The segment GGCCGGGTGGTCCCACCCACCATGCCGAGCAGTGATGGGTGGCGTCGTGGTGGCGCTTGCGGATAGTCTTCAGCCGCGCGTGGGCCTGGTCCTCGCCGTGCACCGCGAGCGCCTGGCCCACGAATCGCGATCCCTTCACGCGGATCTCGACCTCCGGACCGTCGGTCATGACCAGGTACCGGTCGGACGGTCCGGGTGGGGTGTCGTCGGGCTCGTTGGACATGCGGACCCGGCCGCGCCGGGTGGGGACGAAGGTGGCGTCGGAATCACGGGGCGGATGCGTGCGGATCCTTCAGGTGAACAAATTCTACGACCCGCGGGGGGGCACCGAAAGGGTCCTGTTCGACCTCGAAGACGGGTTGCGGGCGCGTGGTCACGACGTCGCGGTCTTCGCCTGCGAGCATCCCGACAACCGCCCGTCGGAGTGGAGTCGCTACTTCGTCGGGCGCCGCGACTACGAGAGCCCGGGTCCCGTCGACCGTCTGCGCCATGCCGTCGGGACCGTCTACGACGTCGGAGCACGTCGGGCACTGGGACGTCTTCTCGACGACTTCCGCCCCGACGTGGCGCACCTCCACAACGTGTATCACCAGCTCAGCCCCTCGGTGCTCGACGTCCTGCGTGCTCGCGGCGTGCCGGTGGTCATGACCCTGCACGACTACAAACTGGCCTGCCCCGTCTACCGACTGTTCCGTGACGGTGCGATCTGCACGAAGTGCGTCGGAACGGAATGGCCACTGTGGGTCGGCGTGCACGCCTGTTCGCGGGGGAGCAGGGCCGAGAGCTGGTTGCTCGCGCTCGAGTCCACCGTGCACCGGATGCGCCGTAGCTACGAGCGCGGCGTGTCGGTGTTCGTGAGTCCGAGCGAGTTCCTGGCGGGCATCGTGCGACGACAGGGCCTTCCGGCCCGGCGCATCGCGGTCGTCCGCAACGCGCCCCGTCACCGGCCCGAGGCCGCGGACCCGGACGCACGGTCTCCGCAGCCGCGGGTACTCTACGCTGGCCGGATCAGCCCCGAGAAGGGGGTCGACCTGCTGATCGAGGCGGCCCGGCGGGCTCCGGCCGTCGAGGTGCGGATCGCGGGTACCGGCCCGGATGCGGCCCGGCTCGGCGCGATGTCGGCCGACCTCGACAACGTGCGCTGGTTGGGTCGTCTCGGGCCCGAGGACCTGGAGGCGGAGCGCGCGGCCGCCTGGGCGGTGGCGGTCCCGTCGCGTTGGTACGAGAACGCGCCCCTGAGCGTGATCGAGGCCTTCTGCAGTGGGCGTCCGGTCCTGGCGGCCGACCACGGAGGACTGGTCGAGATGGTCGAGCCCGACGTCAGCGGATGGAGGATCCCCCCGGGCGACGTCGAGGCGTGGGCCGAGGCCCTCCGGCGCTTGCCCCGCGCGCAGTCGGAACTCATGCTGATGGGCATGCGGGCGCGAGCGGTGGCCGACCGTGACCACGACCACGAACGTTTCCTCGACGCCCACGAAGAATTGTACGCGAGCCTCGTGGAGCGCTCGAGAGGGACGGTGCAACGATGATCCGATGCGGAGTGCTCGGTGCCGGTCGCCACGGCGAGCGCTATGTGCGTCACCTGTCGAACGGGGATGCGCCGGGGGCCACGGTGACGGCGGTCTCCCGTCGGTCCCCCGAAGCGCGCGAGCAGTTCGAACGCCGTTATCCGGTCCGGGCCCATGCCGAGTGGCAGGGCCTGATCGACGACGATCGCGTGGACGCGGTGATCGTCACGACCCCTCCCATGGTCCACGACGAGGCGATTCTCGCGTGTCTGTCCGCGGGCAAACCGGTGCTGGTCGAGAAGCCTCTCACCGGAAACTGGGAGCGCGCGTGTGCGCTCGTGGGCCAGCTCGGTCCCGAACCACGCGTGATGGTCGCCCAGACGTTGCGCTTCCACCCGGTGCTGGAGGTCGCACGCGAGCAGATGGGGAGGTTGGGCCGCGTGCACCGGCTCCGGATCGCGCAGCGCCTGCAGCCCACGGGGATCCGCTGGCAGGCCCATCCGCTGGAGGCCGGCGGGGGATCGGTGGTCCTCACGGGTGTCCATCTGTTCGACCTGGTCCGGTGGTTCGTGGGCGGGACACCCGACCATGTCCGCGCGACCCTGGGTCACGTGCGTCCGACGGCACTCGAGAACCTCTTCGACGCATGCTTCGACTACGACGTGGGGCCACTGCTGGCCTCGACCGAGGTCAGCAGGTTCACCGCGAGCCGCAGTGCGCTGCTGGAGGTGGTGGGCACCGACGGTCAGTTCGAGGCCGACTACCTCGGTGGGGTCCTGCGCTGGCGCCGCGGCGCCGAAGTCGACACCTTGGTCGAGGTGCCCGACGCCATGACCATCCCGCGCACGCTCCTGGCCTTCGTGGAGTGGTTGCGGGGGCAGCGGGCCAATCCGGTCACCCTGTTCGACGGGGCCGAGACCCTGCGCATGGCCGAGGCGTGCTATCGCTCGCACGACGAGGCGCGGCGGGTGTCGCTGGCCGAACTCTCCGAAGAGGAGCACGTCTGATGCGCCGCAGCCCTTGGATCCTGATGGTTCTGCTGCTCCTGGCCTCGACGGCCTCCGCTCAGGGTCGGATCGATCGCTTCAAACTGATGCGTTTCGACCGTGCCGCCTACCGGGCCGGGCCGATGGCCATGCTGCCGGCCGACACGAACTCGGGGATCGGTCTGGTCTACGGCGATCGCTTCGGTCTGGTGCGTGTCGTGCGCGTGACCGACGACGCCGTCCGCGAAGTCTGGCGCAGTCGGAACCTGGAAGGCGGAGAGATCGCCGAGATCCTCGTGGCCGACCTCGACGGCAGCGGCGGTGCCGACATCGTGGCCCGCACGAGCGGAGGCAACGTGTTCGTGTTCGACGAGTTCTACTCGTCCCGTTGGGAGAGTCTGAACGAGGGCCTGCGGCAGGTGTCCGCCATGAGCATCGCCAACCTCGACGACGACCCGAACTACGAGCTACTGCTCTTCGCCGACAACCAGCTCCTGTACTTCGACGGATCCGCGTTCAACCGCGAGTACCAGTCGACGCAGACCTACCGCGGCGGCGTGCGCGAGATGATGGTGGGCAACGTCGACAGCGATGCCGAACTCGAGATCGTGTTCAACAACGGAGTCGTGGTCGACGCGGTGAACGGCGAGCCCGAGTGGGA is part of the Candidatus Krumholzibacteriia bacterium genome and harbors:
- a CDS encoding glycosyltransferase family 4 protein encodes the protein MNKFYDPRGGTERVLFDLEDGLRARGHDVAVFACEHPDNRPSEWSRYFVGRRDYESPGPVDRLRHAVGTVYDVGARRALGRLLDDFRPDVAHLHNVYHQLSPSVLDVLRARGVPVVMTLHDYKLACPVYRLFRDGAICTKCVGTEWPLWVGVHACSRGSRAESWLLALESTVHRMRRSYERGVSVFVSPSEFLAGIVRRQGLPARRIAVVRNAPRHRPEAADPDARSPQPRVLYAGRISPEKGVDLLIEAARRAPAVEVRIAGTGPDAARLGAMSADLDNVRWLGRLGPEDLEAERAAAWAVAVPSRWYENAPLSVIEAFCSGRPVLAADHGGLVEMVEPDVSGWRIPPGDVEAWAEALRRLPRAQSELMLMGMRARAVADRDHDHERFLDAHEELYASLVERSRGTVQR
- a CDS encoding Gfo/Idh/MocA family oxidoreductase; translation: MIRCGVLGAGRHGERYVRHLSNGDAPGATVTAVSRRSPEAREQFERRYPVRAHAEWQGLIDDDRVDAVIVTTPPMVHDEAILACLSAGKPVLVEKPLTGNWERACALVGQLGPEPRVMVAQTLRFHPVLEVAREQMGRLGRVHRLRIAQRLQPTGIRWQAHPLEAGGGSVVLTGVHLFDLVRWFVGGTPDHVRATLGHVRPTALENLFDACFDYDVGPLLASTEVSRFTASRSALLEVVGTDGQFEADYLGGVLRWRRGAEVDTLVEVPDAMTIPRTLLAFVEWLRGQRANPVTLFDGAETLRMAEACYRSHDEARRVSLAELSEEEHV